From one Colletotrichum destructivum chromosome 3, complete sequence genomic stretch:
- a CDS encoding Putative cobW/HypB/UreG, nucleotide-binding domain, cobW-like domain superfamily — protein sequence MDSDDDAPPDLVKVHTPEEEGEEDGRPRDNGGKVPITIVTGYLGAGKTTLLNYILTARHGKKIAVIMNEFGDSLDIEKSLTVNKGDSQVEEWLEVGNGCICCSVKDSGVNAIESLMAKKGAFDFILLETTGLADPGNLAPLFWVDDGLGSTIYLDGIVTLVDAKNILRSLDDPAGKVEIDEHHNDDDHGHGPLMTTAHVQISHADVVVVNKADLVSDEELKQVIARVESINGLALIHVTKQGEVPNLEGFLLNLHAYDKVPELDARPKGHNHPDPTISTVSVPVPMLRRSQLDVVDEWMRAVLWDHRVPGDETAVVEVHRSKGRIVFEDGHTMFAQGVRETFEITASSQNTREAAGAQDGKIVLIGRYLKGLDFEKSLVDLLDLRAKGKDDLHDADKSNE from the exons ATGGATTCTGACGATGACGCCCCGCCTGATCTGGTAAAGGTGCATACCccggaggaagaaggagaggaagacgggCGTCCTAGGGACAATGGGGGCAAGGTCCCCATTACCATTGTGACGGGCTATCTTGGTGCTGGGAAGACGACTCTTCTCAACTACATTTTGACGGCTCGGCATGGAAAGAAGATTGCTGTCATCATGAACG AGTTTGGCGACT CACTCGACATTGAAAAGTCTCTCACCGTGAATAAGGGTGACAGTCAAGTGGAGGAGTGGCTGGAAGTTGGCAACGGTTGCATTTGCTGCTCTGTCAA GGACTCTGGCGTCAATGCCATCGAATCCCTTATGGCAAAGAAGGGCGCATTCGACTTTATCCTGCTGGAAACCACAGGCTTGGCTGATCCTGGGAACCTCGCCCCTTTGTTctgggtcgacgacggcctaGGAAGCACCATCTACTTGGACGGTATTGTGACCCTCGTAGACGCGAAGAACATCCTTCGCAGTCTCGACGATCCCGCCGGCAAGGTTGAAATCGACGAGCACCACAATGACGACGACCATGGGCACGGCCCGCTTATGACGACCGCGCACGTCCAGATCTCGCACGCcgatgtcgttgtcgtcaaCAAGGCGGACCTTGTATCCGATGAAGAGCTGAAGCAAGTCATTGCGAGGGTAGAGTCCATCAATGGTCTCGCCTTGATCCACGTCACTAAGCAGGGCGAGGTACCCAACCTTGAGGGCTTCCTGCTGAATTTGCATGCATACGACAAGGTTCCAGAGCTTGATGCTAGGCCAAAGGGTCACAATCACCCAGACCCC ACCATTTCCACCGTCTCGGTGCCGGTGCCAATGCTGAGGCGTTCACAGCttgacgttgtcgacgaaTGGATGCGTGCAGTTCTTTGGGACCATCGAGTGCCTGGAGATGAGACGGCGGTAGTGGAGGTCCATCGGTCAAAGGGTCGGATCGTGTTCGAAGACGGCCACACAATGTTTGCCCAGGGCGTTCGGGAGACGTTCGAGATAACGGCTTCGTCGCAAAACACACGTGAGGCGGCGGGAGCCCAGGACGGTAAAATCGTACTTATTGGAAGATATCTAAAGGGCCTCGACTTTGAGAAGAGTCTTGTAGACCTTCTTGACTTGAGAGCAAAGGGAAAAGATGATCTGCACGACGCAGACAAGTCAAATGAGTAG
- a CDS encoding Putative MOB kinase activator family: MSMAPSSPRLPSPPPPAEIQIGPKSPSMGAQSNRQASPMEQSLIEANSRRRIHPGTKAADMAAGPPLVPLNELDSAFQLQEHLAALHYHHTNSNSTPITRATAIQLAAPPPGIDRTLWLYELCRFLISQCNTLIVGFLFDSPPCSAATCPEMRASEWQFLCAVHEQPKSCCAIDYCCHTLDWAANIVTDPKIFPSRFVVLSDVHNKGVAVKNLVNVFRRLHRIFAHAWFQHRAVFWTIEGQTGLYVFFKTVCDMYDLLPAENYKLPPEAEGLETATAVPDANGGDKKQLPISIVKPPSRGEGGVQDLDDNFQPVGRTATRRHVRASPSVGSAVTTVVEAEEEEVDVTSKLREMRISTPDTVEEEPEAADVPVIVEKEVMDDASPTEEEEPVMPEPQVVESERSETEPYDATDYVKPMDDDPSSASVADEVEESSGLTESQTESKAKEADGETEKSDNSSDNDTADGEEESTEIGEVSVHDIVQNSAKAVESATTDATEDDSKPEEFDKGDNELKTLSKEGEDKKEALLGEEA; the protein is encoded by the exons ATGTCAatggcgccgagctcgcccCGGCTGCCCagcccaccgccgcccgccgaaATCCAAATCGGCCCCAAATCCCCCTCGATGGGCGCGCAGTCCAACCGTCAAGCCTCGCCCATGGAGCAGTCACTCATCGAAGCAAACTCGAGGCGTCGCATACACCCGGgcaccaaggccgccgatATGGCTGCTGGTCCGCCGCTTGTCCCCCTTAACGAG CTCGACTCGGCTTTCCAGCTCCAAGAGCACTTGGCCGCCCTACATTACCACCataccaacagcaacagcacccCGATAACCCGAGCGACAGCCATTCAACTCGCGGCCCCTCCGCCGGGCATCGACCGCACTCTCTGGCTGTATGAACTGTGCCGGTTCCTTATATCCCAGTGCAACAccctcatcgtcggcttCCTCTTCGACTCACCGCCCTGCAGCGCCGCGACGTGTCCCGAGATGCGCGCTTCCGAATGGCAGTTCCTCTGCGCCGTCCACGAGCAGCCCAAGAGTTGCTGCGCCATCGACTATTGCTGCCATACGCTCGACTGGGCCGCCAATATCGTCACGGACCCTAAGATCTTCCCCTCGCGCTTTGTCGTCCTCTCTGATGTCCACAATAAGGGTGTAGCCGTCAAGAACCTCGTCAACGTCTTCCGCCGCCTGCACCGCATCTTTGCCCATGCCTGGTTCCAGCATCGCGCCGTCTTCTGGACCATCGAGGGACAGACCGGGCTCTATGTCTTTTTCAAGACCGTCTGCGACATGTacgacctcctccccgccgagAACTACAAACTACCGCCCGAGGCTGAGGGTCTAGAGACCGCTACGGCCGTGCCTgacgccaacggcggcgatAAGAAGCAGCTGCCAATTTCGATCGTCAAGCCTCCGAGCCGCGGTGAAGGCGGCGTTCAGGACTTGGACGACAATTTCCAACCCGTGGGTCGCACTGCCACGAGACGCCACGTTAGAGCGAGCCCGTCTGTCGGCAGTGCCGTGACGACTGTCGTAGAggctgaagaggaggaggttgacgTGACAAGCAAACTGCGGGAGATGCGCATATCGACCCCCGacacggtcgaggaggagcccgaggcggcggacgtgCCTGTCAttgtcgagaaggaggtcaTGGACGATGCATCACCcacggaagaagaggagccTGTGATGCCAGAACCTCAAGTCGTTGAGTCTGAGAGATCTGAAACAGAGCCCTATGATGCGACAGACTATGTCAAGCCAATGGATGATGACCCGAGCAGCGCGTCAGTAGcagacgaggtcgaggagtcCTCTGGGTTGACCGAATCTCAGACGGAGTCCAAGGCGAAAGAAGCCGATGGCGAAACTGAAAAGTCAGACAACAGTTCCGACAATGATactgccgacggcgaggaagaatCCACCGAGATTGGAGAGGTCAGCGTTCATGATATCGTTCAGAACTCGGCCAAAGCGGTCGAGTCGGCGACCACAGATGCCACAGAAGATGACAGCAAACCTGAAGAATTCGACAAGGGCGACAATGAGCTCAAGACACTTTCTAAAGAAGGggaagacaagaaggaggcaTTATTGGGGGAAGAAGCTTAA
- a CDS encoding Putative zn(2)Cys(6) fungal-type DNA-binding domain, fungal transcription factor, whose translation MGDYYHHFLTSMTGVAVSQSTSPKDTHPPQFPGSQMPMMGGAMPGPYPNLGYFTGFPDPVGLAAPKSSRNRRKSAPGLDHVKHRRTRSGCYMCRSRRVKCDETRPVCDRCRKGSRECIYPEAPVTRGSAAQSTTSKDGSSTQETSPDSSNDAEDREEEPEPAGLDTILDEDEGDEASYQKQVPRTSRSSTTSSATLQRIGGTRHDSETPSHEGTKSSSPSASTSSQATTAYAMPDLAILSLSGHADWSHLPADLRQHLEYFCENVTHYHYCMLTDAHEFFRVILPNFALQNEALLHAIAGFAAYQRTLQDPNGKIEEFLKYYNKSVILLLSSLKRKEKHNVATLLTVLQLATIEEYLGDWINLMGHQKAAFEMLTHLFTPETAAQSALGRMIVSWYGRFDIFIALMGGFPTMLSPEWFTAFVEHCDQQAILDEADSLHWKLEAESGRLRVISREMSTLFARGSRGQISSEDFATEHERIQNLLQCWRDGWDHALTDPSYLVTDLGHTRSLSDDDIVDPYAPGVLYDFPIFSTTLLTSEFNSTMMMHKCQSSTTQREQLYGELRGHAYAICQIFEAVEKWPSSPKGSLILIQACIALSALFLPQDAKHHTWIRRKFALLETMGYIHPITLRTKMAEMFHEPSCVRWWLPNDEGYSRILQNVRTFADERNANAVSAQAENLREVRHIFAKMQMAEEDANQA comes from the exons ATGGGCGATTACTACCATCACTTCCTCACCTCCATGACGGGGGTGGCTGTCAGCCAAAGCACAAGCCCAAAGGACACTCATCCTCCTCAGTTTCCCGGATCCCAGATGCCAATGATGGGTGGTGCCATGCCTGGACCCTATCCTAATTTGGGATACTTCACTGGCTTCCCCGACCCAGTCGGACTTGCTGCTCCCAAGTCCTCGAGGAATCGAAGGAAGTCGGCACCGGGTCTGGATCACGTCAAGCACCGCCGCACAAGGTCCGGATGCTACATGTGCAGAAGCCGGAGAGTCAAG TGCGATGAAACTCGACCGGTCTGCGACA GATGTCGGAAGGGAAGTCGCGAATGCATCTACCCGGAGGCTCCGGTAACCAGGGGATCGGCTGCACAGTCCACGACATCCAAAGACGGATCGTCAACTCAGGAGACCAGTCCAGATTCCTCTAACGACGCAGAAGACAGAGAGGAAGAACCCGAGCCTGCCGGGTTAGACACcatcctggacgaggatgaagggGACGAGGCGTCCTATCAGAAGCAAGTTCCCCGgacaagcagaagcagcacaACCTCATCGGCCACTCTACAGCGCATAGGGGGCACACGCCATGActccgagacgccgtcgcaTGAAGGGACCAAAAGCTCATCGCCTTCCGCGTCGACGAGTAGTCAAGCAACGACCGCATATGCGATGCCAGATCTCGCGATTCTGTCGCTGAGTGGCCACGCCGACTGGTCACATCTGCCTGCTGACTTGCGCCAGCACCTGGAGTACTTTTGCGAAAACGTCACACACTACCACTACTGTATGTTGACAGACGCCCACGAATTCTTTCGTGTCATTCTTCCAAATTTTGCTCTACAAAACGAGGCTTTGCTTCACGCGATCGCCGGGTTTGCTGCATATCAACGTACACTGCAAGATCCCAATGGCAAAATAGAGGAATTTTTGAAGTACTACAACAAGAGCGTGATACTTTTGCTCAGCTCGCtgaagagaaaagagaaacaTAATGTCGCCACGCTTCTGACAGTGCTACAGCTTGCCACGATCGAG GAGTACTTGGGTGACTGGATCAATCTTATGGGGCACCAAAAGGCCGCATTCGAGATGTTGACGCACCTCTTCACCCCGGAGACGGCTGCTCAGAGTGCCCTTGGAAGAATGATCGTGTCCTGGTACGGGCGCTTCGACATCTTCATTGCTCTGATGGGTGGATTTCCTACAATGCTATCCCCCGAATGGTTCACAGCCTTTGTCGAACACTGCGACCAGCAAGCCATCTTGGACGAGGCAGATAGCCTACATTGGAAGTTGGAAGCAGAGTCAGGCCGTCTAAGAGTCATCTCAAGAGAGATGTCGACTCTATTTGCGCGGGGCAGCAGGGGCCAGATCTCGTCCGAGGACTTCGCAACCGAACACGAACGAATCCAGAACTTGCTCCAGTGCTGGAGAGATGGCTGGGACCATGCGCTCACCGACCCGTCTTACCTCGTCACGGATCTCGGCCACACGCGATCCCTGAGTGACGATGACATCGTGGACCCCTATGCCCCCGGGGTATTGTATGACTTCCCCATCTTCTCCACGACATTGCTCACCAGCGAATTCAACTCCACTATGATGATGCACAAATGCCAATCATCGACGACACAGCGAGAACAGCTGTACGGCGAGCTGCGAGGTCACGCGTACGCCATCTGTCAAATCTTTGAGGCCGTGGAAAAGTGGCCGTCGAGTCCAAAGGGCAGTTTGATTCTCATACAGGCCTGCATCGCCCTTTCAGCACTGTTCCTGCCGCAGGATGCTAAACATCACACCTGGATCAGGAGAAAATTTGCATTGTTAGAGACTATGGG ATACATCCATCCGATTACGCTCCGCaccaagatggccgagatgtTTCATGAGCCTTCCTGTGTGCGGTGGTGGCTGCCCAATGACGAGGGCTACAGTCGGATACTGCAGAACGTTCGGACCTTCGCCGATGAGCgcaacgccaacgccgttTCCGCACAAGCGGAAAACCTCCGTGAGGTTCGTCACATCTTTGCCAAGATGCAAatggcggaggaggatgcAAATCAGGCCTGA
- a CDS encoding Putative molybdenum cofactor sulfurase, pyruvate kinase-like, insert domain superfamily, with product MEVNMSTSALSEPVRLGFGFYFLPFATFLCFLVPVLYLFPPIPATTRDALLATHSQIGAASPRSKSRDQAPAGEQQKTETGTSAGGLAKVKSLCVYPVKSCRGIEVARSKLLPTGLEFDRLYTFAQLKSPFPVSVDGAAEDGRDTHSWEFVTQRQFPLLATVKVDVYVPDATKKTVFLEKSGDAWIVLRFPWREPGWKGTMQWIAAKIRDGWRGEPEMEVLLPVEFPTDKEIEERGYTREDVRVWKEMVPALNMEKEIPGELSRYLGVSNKLALFRVDPGKLREVYRCAPAKEDAGYQPVVGFQDAYPLHLMNTGSLQDFDAKVPKDDELRHLDVGRFRANIIVSGAPAYDEESWRSVKFTQGTSKVTAPTKCQVSCRTVRCKMPNVDPVTGARHRVEPDRALRKLRDVDEGAPRMGCLGMQMVPLFEGTDRVEYMQAWLEVGMFVEVLERGQHVYIKQ from the exons ATGGAAGTAAACATGTCGACGTCCGCCCTGAGCGAGCCTGTCCGCCTAGGCTTCGGCTTCTActtcctccccttcgccACGTTCTTATGCTTCCTTGTTCCGGTCCTCTACCTCTTCCCCCCGATTCCAGCTACCACCCGCGACGCGCTACTGGCGACTCACTCCCAGATCGGCGCGGCCTCTCCCAGAAGCAAATCCCGGGATCAGGCCCCCGCCGGAGAGCAGCAGAAGACCGAGACCGGGACCAGCGCTGGTGGGCTCGCAAAGGTCAAGTCGCTCTGCGTATACCCGGTCAAATCATGCCGCGGCATCGAGGTCGCGCGGAGCAAGCTCCTCCCCACAGGCCTCGAGTTCGACAGACTGTACACCTTTGCGCAGCTGAAGTCCCCGTTCCCTGTGTCCGTCGAtggcgcggccgaggacggccggGACACGCACTCATGGGAGTTCGTCACGCAGCGGCAGTTCCCCCTCTTGGCGACGGTCAAGGTGGACGTCTATGTGCCCGACGCCACCAAGAAGACTGTGTTCCTCGAGAAGAGCGGCGACGCGTGGATCGTGCTTCGCTTCCCCTGGCGCGAGCCCGGGTGGAAGGGCACCATGCAGTGGATCGCGGCCAAGATCCGCGACGGGTGGCGCGGGGAGCCCGAGATggaggtgctgctgcccgTCGAGTTCCCCACTGACAAGGAGATCGAGGAGCGCGGCTACACGCGCGAGGACGTCAGGGTGTGGAAGGAAATGGTGCCCGCCTTGAacatggagaaggagatccCTGGGGAGCTGAGCCGGTACCTAGGCGTGAGCAACAAGCTGGCACTGTTCCGGGTCGACCCGGGGAAGCTGAGGGAGGTGTATCGGTGTGCACCAGCCAAGGAGGACGCCGGGTACCAGCCCGTCGTCGGATTCCAGGACGCC TATCCCCTGCACCTCATGAACACCGGCAGTCTCCAGGACTTTGACGCCAAAGTGCCCAAGGACGATGAACTCCGACACCTCGACGTTGGGAGGTTCCGGGCCAATATCATTG TCTCCGGCGCCCCGGCATATGACGAAGAGTCGTGGAGATCGGTCAAATTCACTCAGGGCACGTCCAAAGTCACTGCGCCTACAAAGTGTCAAGTCTCGTGTCGCACAGTTCG TTGCAAGATGCCCAACGTTGACCCGGTTACCGGCGCCCGCCACCGCGTCGAACCGGACAGGGCTCTCCGCAAGCTTCGcgacgttgacgagggcgcccCGCGCATGGGGTGTCTGGGCATGCAGATGGTACCTCTCTTCGAGGGCACCGACCGCGTCGAGTACATGCAGGCTTGGCTCGAGGTGGGCATGTTCGTCGAAGTGTTAGAGCGCGGGCAGCACGTCTACATCAAACAGTGA
- a CDS encoding Putative structural maintenance of chromosomes protein — protein sequence MRVIEVIIDGFKSYAVRTVISGWDESFNSITGLNGSGKSNILDAICFVLGITNMTTVRAQNLQDLIYKRGQAGVTKASVTIVFDNRDKKKSPIGFEEYATISVTRQIVLGGTSKYLINGHRAQQQTVQNLFQSVQLNINNPNFLIMQGRITKVLNMKPVEILAMIEEAAGTRMFEDRRDKALKTMAKKEMKLQEITELLRDEIEPKLEKLRTEKRAFLDFQQTQNDLERLTRVVVAHDYVRCQEKLEQSAADLEGKKQRQKDLEESATRLKSEISHLEEDVKRVREQRDKELKKGGKAQALEDAVKKHSNGLVRLATVMDLKKSSMAEEKEKKTAVEKNVSELEATLQEKTQAFEEIKARFDAAKDDLEKQSQEAESKEELLQTLQTGVASKDGQESGYQGQLQDARNRATAAVTEQEQAKMKIAHLEKRIKEEEPRAKKAKEQNADLLKDLEVLRSQAQKLEKELGRLGFEPGQEEQLYQKQSSLQQQIRGLRQEADGLKRKVANIDFNYADPTPNFDRSKVKGLVAQLFTLDKENTQAGTALEICAGGRLYNVVVDTEVTGTQLLQGGKLRKRVTIIPLNKIAAFKASAQTIATAQRIAPGKVDLALSLVGYDHEVSAAMEYVFGNTLICADADTAKKVTFDPNVRMRSITLEGDAYDPSGTLSGGSSPNSSGVLVTLQKLNDITRQLKEAEASLHELQLTIASEKSKLDHARKIKQELDLKSHEIKLAEEQISGNSSSSIIQEVENMKETIAQLKTDTAEAKKKHAEATADVKQIEKDMKDFDNNKDAKLVELQRSLDKLRATLTKNSASVKVLQKEVQGAQLDSEQVSGDLSAAREQLQEVEVAIKAQQQDIEDLVKQQSSLQETLDGVQVELDDERAKLHGFDDELRALEDATRSKNARIAEESLEKQKLGHQVERFHKEQQSAVQTVAHMEKEHDWIADEKENFGRSGTPYDFKGQNIGECKATLRNLTDRFQGMKKKINPKVMNMIESVEKKEVSLKHMMKTVIRDKRKIEETIISLDDYKKKALQETWEKVNGDFGQIFNELLPGSFAKLDPPEGKTISEGLEVKVSLGKVWKQSLTELSGGQRSLIALSLIMALLQFKPAPMYILDEVDAALDLSHTQNIGRLIKTRFKGSQFIVVSLKDGMFQNANRIFRTRFSEGTSMVQALTPADLK from the exons GTTTCGTTCTGGGTATCACCAACATGACAACAGTGCGAGCGCAGAATCTCCAG GACCTTATCTACAAACGTGGCCAAGCCGGCGTCACGAAAGCGAGCGTTACGATCGTTTTCGACAACAGAGACAAGAAAAAGTCACCCATCGGCTTCGAAGAGTATGCGACCATCAGTGTGACTCGCCAGATTGTCTTGGGCGGCACATCCAAATACCTCATCAATGGACACCGCGCACAGCAACAAACAGTACAAAATCTCTTCCAGTCCGTCCAGCTCAATATCAACAACCCCAACTTCCTCATCATGCAGGGCCGAATCACAAAGGTTCTGAACATGAAGCCTGTCGAGATTCTGGCCATGATCGAGGAAGCCGCGGGAACACGAATGTTCGAGGATAGGAGAGATAAAGCGCTGAAGACgatggccaagaaggagatgaAGCTCCAGGAGATCACAGAGCTGTTGCGCGACGAAATCGAGCCCAAACTCGAGAAGTTGCGAACAGAGAAGCGCGCTTTCCTCGATTTCCAACAAACACAGAACGACCTTGAGCGCCTTACAAGAGTGGTTGTTGCGCACGACTACGTCCGCTGCcaggagaagctggagcagTCCGCAGCAGACCTAGAGGGCAAGAAGCAACGCCAAAAGGACCTCGAAGAGTCAGCGACACGACTAAAGAGCGAAATTTCCCAtctcgaggaggacgtcaAGCGGGTTCGCGAACAACGTGACAAGGAgttgaagaaggggggcAAGGCGCAGGctctcgaggacgccgtgAAGAAGCATTCGAACGGGCTTGTCAGACTCGCTACCGTCATGGACTTGAAGAAGTCCAGCATGGccgaagaaaaggaaaagaagacggccgtcgagaagaacgtGTCCGAATTGGAAGCGACATTGCAAGAAAAGACCCAGGCATTTGAAGAAATCAAGGCAAGGTTTGACGCTGCCAAGGATGACCTGGAGAAGCAAAGCCAAGAGGCCGAATCCAAGGAGGAACTCTTGCAAACGCTGCAGACCGGTGTTGCCTCCAAAGACGGTCAAGAGAGCGGCTACCAAGGTCAGCTCCAAGACGCGAGGAACCGCGCGACAGCTGCTGTCACCGAACAGGAGCaggcgaagatgaagatTGCCCATCTCGAGAAGCGCATCAAGGAAGAAGAACCACGcgccaagaaggcgaaggAACAAAACGCCGATCTCCTGAAGGATCTTGAAGTACTGAGGTCACAAGCCCAGAAACTCGAAAAAGAGCTGGGCAGACTGGGCTTCGAGCCTGGCCAGGAAGAGCAGCTGTACCAGAAGCAGTCCTCATTACAGCAGCAAATCCGAGGCCTCCGCCAAGAGGCGGATGGGTTGAAGCGCAAGGTCGCCAACATTGACTTCAATTACGCGGACCCGACCCCTAACTTCGACAGGTCCAAGGTCAAGGGCTTGGTTGCTCAGTTGTTCACCTTGGACAAAGAGAATACGCAAGCGGGAACTGCCCTTGAGATCTGCGCCGGTGGTCGCCTCTACAACGTTGTGGTTGATACTGAAGTAACTGGTACCCAGCTGCTCCAGGGAGGAAAGCTTCGCAAACGCGTTACTATCATTCCCTTAAACAAGATCGCAGCCTTCAAGGCCTCAGCTCAGACCATCGCGACGGCCCAAAGAATCGCTCCAGGCAAGGTTGACCTAGCCCTGTCCCTTGTTGGTTACGACCATGAGGTATCTGCAGCCATGGAGTACGTCTTCGGCAACACTCTCATTTGTGCCGACGCAGACACGGCGAAGAAAGTAACCTTTGACCCCAATGTGAGGATGAGGAGCATCACCCTGGAAGGAGATGCTTACGACCCCTCCGGCACTCTGTCTGGTGGTAGCTCTCCCAACTCCAGTGGCGTGCTAGTCACCTTGCAGAAGCTTAACGACATCACTCGCCAACTCAAAGAGGCTGAGGCGTCTCTGCACGAGCTTCAACTCACCATCGCGAGTGAGAAGTCTAAGCTTGATCATGCGCGCAAGATTAAGCAGGAGCTCGACTTGAAAAGCCACGAAAtcaagctcgccgaggagcagaTCAGCGGcaactcgtcgtcgtcaatcATTCAAGAGGTGGAGAATATGAAGGAGACCATTGCCCAGCTCAAGACAGACACCGCGGaagcgaagaagaagcacgccgaagccaccgccgacgtCAAGCAGATTGAGAAGGACATGAAGGACTTCGACAACAACAAGGACGCGAAGCTTGTTGAGCTGCAGAGGTCCCTGGACAAGCTGCGAGCGACTCTCACAAAGAACTCTGCCTCGGTCAAGGTTCTGCAAAAGGAGGTGCAAGGTGCGCAGCTTGACTCTGAGCAAGTCTCGGGCGACCTGTCTGCAGCCCGCGAGCAATTGCAAGAAGTCGAGGTAGCCATCAAGGCTCAGCAGCAGGACATCGAAGACCTCGTCAAACAGCAGAGCAGCCTCCAAGAGACGCTCGATGGTGTCCAGGTCGAGCTTGATGATGAACGCGCCAAGTTGCACGGCTTTGATGATGAACTTCGCGCGCTCGAGGACGCGACTCGGTCCAAGAATGCTCGTATCGCCGAGGAGAGTCTCGAAAAGCAGAAACTTGGCCATCAAGTCGAGAGGTTCCACAAGGAACAGCAGTCGGCCGTGCAGACGGTAGCTCATATGGAGAAGGAGCACGACTGgatcgccgacgagaaggagaacTTTGGCCGTTCAGGTACGCCGTACGACTTCAAGGGCCAGAACATTGGCGAGTGCAAGGCGACGCTCCGCAACTTGACGGATCGCTTCCAgggcatgaagaagaagatcaaTCCCAAGGTCATGAACATGATCGAGagcgtcgagaagaaggaggtcTCGCTCAAGCATATGATGAAGACGGTCATCCGCGACAAGCGCAAGATCGAGGAGACCATCATCAGCTTGGACGActacaagaagaaggctCTGCAAGAGACGTGGGAGAAAGTCAACGGCGACTTTGGCCAGATCTTCAACGAGCTCCTGCCTGGCAGTTTCGCCAAGCTGGATCCCCCTGAAGGCAAGACCATCAGCGAGGGTCTTGAAGTCAAGGTCTCCCTCGGCAAGGTGTGGAAGCAGAGTTTGACTGAGCTCTCTGGAGGACAGAG GTCCCTCATCGCTCTCTCCCTTATCATGGCCCTTTTGCAGTTCAAGCCGGCGCCAATGTAtatcctcgacgaggtcgacgccgccctggacTTGTCACACACGCAAAACATCGGCCGTCTGATCAAGACGCGTTTCAAGGGGTCGCAGTTCATTGTCGTGTCCCTGAAGGACGGCATGTTCCAGAACGCCAACCGCATCTTCCGCACCCGCTTCAGCGAGGGAACTAGCATGGTTCAAGCGTTGACGCCCGCGGATCTGAAGTAA